Part of the Halobaculum halobium genome, ACCGCCGCCGCGGGCTCTTTCCCGGCGTACAGCTCGGCCCCGACGACTGCGAGGGCCGTTCCCACGATGATGCCGAGGGGACCGAGCACGAACAACAGTGCCAGCGACGCGACCGCCGCGACGAGTACGGTCGACGTCTCGGCGCCCCCGGCCTTCGAGGCGAGCGCGCCCCCGAGGTGTTCGACGGCGAACGCGGTGGCGCCGACGATCACGAACAGGACGATCCACCCGACGCCGAGCGGGTGCGCCGTCGACGGCGCGAACCAGGCATACGTTAAGACGCCGGCCACAGAGAGCGGACCCGCGGGGACCAGCGGGAGCACGCTCCCGAAGACGCCGGCGACCAACAGGAGGAGGGAACCGGCGATCACGGGGTCGACCATAGGGAGCATCAGTCGTCCAACCGCATAAGCACCGTCGCCTCCGGGACGCGCGCTCGCCGCGGCGCTCGGACGGCTCACCGGGCGGCGTTGAGCGCTGCGAACGGCTGCCGGGGCCCGGCGCGAACGTCACTCGTACCGCTCGCGCTCGGCGAACGCCACCTCGTCGCCGTACCGGTCGACGAGCGGCTGGAACGCGCGGCCGAGGGTTCGCATACACTCGGCGGTCGAGACGTAGCCGAGCTCGTCGGCGACGGTCTCCCACTCGTGTGCCTGGAGTACTTTTCGGACGAGGAGTCGCTCCTCGCGCGCCGAGAGGTCGACCGCTCGATCGCGGGCCCGCTCGCTCCCCGCTCTCGTGTTCGAGACTTCCGTCCAGTCAGCACCGCTGTCGAGCAGGTGCGCGAGCGCGAGCTGACGGAACGGCCGCGGCGCCGCGTCCGCGAGCCCGGGGCCGTACGCCGCCGCAACGGTCAGGCGCCACTCGTAGGCGCTGCAGTCGACGACGGAGTGGCCGGCGGCGTCGCAGGCGGCGAGCGCCGCTCGGACCACGTCCGGGTCGAGGTCCGAGAGCGCGTCCGAGAACACCGCGCCGATGCGCTCGCGGAACCAGCGACCGTGGCGGCGCGCGAGCGCGCGGCCCTCGTCGCTCGTCGGCCGGAGCATGAGCGCCGAGTGCTCGCCGCTTGCGGCGTTGCGAGTCGTCGCGAGGTGGACCGTCCGATAGCCGTTTTCGGCCCAGAAGTCGAGCAGGTCGGGCGTCGCGCCGAACCCCGTTCCGAGGTAGTCGACCCCGTCGCCAGTCTCCGATTCGATCTCGCCCAACAGCAGCGAGCCGAGCCCGCGACGTCTGACGGCGTGGT contains:
- a CDS encoding DUF456 domain-containing protein; the protein is MVDPVIAGSLLLLVAGVFGSVLPLVPAGPLSVAGVLTYAWFAPSTAHPLGVGWIVLFVIVGATAFAVEHLGGALASKAGGAETSTVLVAAVASLALLFVLGPLGIIVGTALAVVGAELYAGKEPAAAVRASAYTVVGLLASSAAQFVLTLSILAGFLVLVFVV